The segment TCATTGCCTTTTTCGGGAAGCGTACCCCGGGCAATTTCAAATGGTTTATCGAAAATCGGGTTGCCCGCAGCCAGACTTGATATTTTATCACTATTGATGCCGTGCTTCACGCCCGCTTCGTTCAAGACTGCTATCAGTTCGTTTTCCTCAAAGTTAAATGCTAAGTTTTTATCAGCCTTGCTGTCTTTTTCGAGAATCAAATGAGCATGCATTTTATCTGGCGATATATTTACAGTAAATATAAAATCCTTTTTTTTCACCTTTTGAGATGCGGCTGTTCCATTTTGAGTTTGTGCTGATTGTACCATAATTCTAACTACCTATTTTTAAATTGGCTGTTTTATTCTTTTTTGACGCTAATTGTCTCCAATAAGCCCTTTCGATAATTAAAGATATTTCATAACTTTTAAAAGGTTTGGTTACATACTCGTCAGCGCCGAGCATTAAAGCCTCTTTAACTGTGTAGGCATCGCCATAACCGGTCATCATAATCATAGCAGTATCAGGCCATTTCTGTTTGATGATTTTGAGAAGATCGAAACCGCTTATCTCTGGCATTTTAACATCAGATAGAACTATATCGAAGTCTGTATTTTCTAATTCCTCCAAAGCCTCTTTAGAAGATGCGGCTAATGATATTTGATAGCCTTCCTGTTCGAGAATTTTCAGAAGCAAATTTCGCATAAGGGCTTCATCATCTACAACTAATATCCTGATGTCATCTTTCATCCTGCTCTCCAAGTTGAAAATTAATTAATAGTGCTGCAGTTATATTATTCGAGTTAATATATATTTATAAATATATTAACTGCATTCTTTATAATATTTATCGATACTTAATCACTATAGTTTAATAAAATAATAGTGTTTCATTTCCTCAAATATAATTATCTATATAATATTTCATATTTAAATAACCCAAATATTATGCAATTTTGCGGCTTTTTTCAATAATATTAACTCCTTATTCAAACAACTAAATCAAGTTGAGTAACTTTAGTTATTTTTCGGCTTATTTCATCAAATGTGAATGGCTTCATTAAGAAATCGTCAATTCCATACTTGTTTATATCGATTCCGGCA is part of the Candidatus Zixiibacteriota bacterium genome and harbors:
- a CDS encoding response regulator is translated as MKDDIRILVVDDEALMRNLLLKILEQEGYQISLAASSKEALEELENTDFDIVLSDVKMPEISGFDLLKIIKQKWPDTAMIMMTGYGDAYTVKEALMLGADEYVTKPFKSYEISLIIERAYWRQLASKKNKTANLKIGS